Proteins from a single region of Candidatus Binatia bacterium:
- a CDS encoding sulfotransferase, giving the protein MNPAVDANARFVDSEPALHEEAIRDVGSDDFGDPSYLEGLRVVLDAYDREAKFHPAGRQAARAGLVQALKARLRSQLLLKEHAARLPTEIRRPIFVLGLVRTGSTALHHLLGQDPDTQALEYWLAAHPQPRPPRSQWAGLPDFQESAAEIEGMYAFDPSLKSIHLMAPDLAEECRHLLAQSFTDDAFEVNATVPSYTKWYESGHHVASYARHRQLVSLIGSTSPERRWILKYPVHMKHLRALLTVYPDACIVQTHRDPTQVLSSYISLIAGFRAIYEQDIDRTAIAREQLEVWAAGADKAIAVRGEHAPAQFFDLYFRDFVADPIASVKRIYERFGLQLSAEGERRMRHWQESNREHGKHRHTMEDVGITREDILDRFAAYMRYFDLKPE; this is encoded by the coding sequence ATGAATCCAGCCGTGGACGCAAACGCGCGTTTTGTTGATTCCGAGCCGGCGCTGCACGAGGAGGCGATCCGGGACGTCGGCTCCGACGACTTCGGCGACCCGTCATATCTGGAGGGGCTTCGCGTCGTGCTGGACGCCTACGACCGCGAGGCCAAGTTTCACCCGGCAGGTCGTCAAGCCGCGCGTGCGGGCCTGGTGCAGGCGCTGAAGGCGCGGCTGCGCTCACAGCTCCTGCTGAAAGAACACGCGGCGCGACTCCCCACCGAGATCCGGCGGCCGATCTTTGTCTTGGGTCTCGTCCGCACCGGCAGCACCGCACTGCATCACCTGCTCGGGCAAGATCCGGACACCCAAGCGCTCGAGTACTGGCTGGCCGCACACCCGCAGCCCCGCCCACCACGCAGCCAGTGGGCAGGTCTGCCGGACTTCCAAGAATCGGCGGCGGAGATCGAGGGCATGTACGCCTTCGATCCGTCCTTGAAGAGCATTCACCTGATGGCACCGGACCTGGCCGAAGAATGCCGCCACCTGCTGGCGCAGAGCTTTACCGACGACGCCTTCGAGGTGAACGCCACGGTGCCCTCCTACACCAAGTGGTACGAAAGCGGGCACCACGTCGCCTCCTACGCGCGCCATCGACAGCTGGTCTCCCTCATCGGCTCGACCAGCCCGGAGCGCCGTTGGATCCTCAAGTATCCCGTCCACATGAAGCACTTGCGCGCGCTACTGACGGTGTACCCGGACGCCTGCATCGTGCAGACCCACCGCGATCCGACGCAGGTGCTGTCCTCGTACATCAGTCTCATCGCCGGCTTCCGCGCCATTTACGAGCAGGACATCGACCGTACCGCCATCGCCAGGGAGCAGCTTGAAGTGTGGGCCGCGGGCGCCGACAAGGCCATTGCCGTGCGCGGCGAACATGCTCCCGCGCAGTTCTTCGACCTCTACTTCCGCGACTTCGTCGCTGATCCCATCGCTTCGGTAAAACGCATCTACGAGCGCTTTGGCCTGCAGCTCTCCGCCGAAGGCGAGCGGCGCATGCGCCACTGGCAGGAGAGCAACCGCGAGCACGGCAAGCACCGCCACACGATGGAGGACGTGGGCATTACGCGGGAGGATATCCTCGACCGCTTTGCGGCCTACATGCGGTATTTCGATCTCAAACCCGAGTGA
- a CDS encoding efflux RND transporter periplasmic adaptor subunit, with translation MTRDMTTPEVERQDRLRNDLASLSIDRNAPVKPAGKGRARTIVSLAIIAAVVALAVWTIAGRKLPVVVAYATLSTSGQDGPLPVLSGSGYVVTGDRYVSVGVRVPGRIDRYFVEEGQSVHKGDPLVQIDDRDYRAAVGRAAAGLELARANLKLAESELRRGSELRGQHVISQQELDVLENKTAVARASVGQLTAELDQARVNLDYTLLRAPTDGVVLAKTKEVGEIAVPGGFVGSGDLVRLANLSDMRAQVDVNEADLNRVRMGQPAQVTPDAYPDARYPAEVVKLYPQVDRQKGTLRVEVHILKPDARLLPDMSARVTFLAEPTAIGQAEKAAAQGLPVLVPVAALRRDTQGNNFVWVVSEDHARRVAVETAGDVGNRVRVVSGLKGGEAVVVGDPPTRDGQRVKLAP, from the coding sequence GTGACCAGGGACATGACGACCCCGGAGGTTGAACGTCAGGACAGGCTCCGCAACGATCTTGCCTCGTTGAGCATCGACCGCAATGCGCCCGTGAAGCCAGCAGGGAAGGGCAGGGCGCGGACCATTGTCTCACTCGCGATCATTGCGGCAGTCGTCGCGCTTGCCGTCTGGACGATTGCCGGCCGCAAGCTGCCCGTGGTCGTCGCCTACGCGACGCTGTCCACATCGGGCCAGGACGGCCCGCTGCCGGTTCTCTCGGGCTCGGGATATGTGGTCACCGGCGACCGCTACGTCTCCGTTGGCGTGCGCGTTCCCGGGCGTATCGATCGCTACTTCGTCGAAGAGGGCCAGAGCGTGCACAAGGGCGATCCGCTGGTGCAGATCGATGACCGCGACTACCGCGCCGCAGTGGGCCGTGCCGCAGCGGGGTTGGAACTGGCGCGGGCGAATCTGAAGCTGGCCGAGTCCGAGCTCAGGCGCGGCAGCGAATTGCGTGGCCAGCATGTCATCTCCCAGCAAGAACTCGATGTCCTGGAGAACAAGACCGCGGTGGCGCGCGCGTCCGTTGGGCAGCTGACCGCCGAACTCGATCAGGCCCGTGTGAACCTCGATTATACGTTGCTGCGCGCCCCCACCGACGGCGTGGTGCTGGCTAAAACCAAAGAGGTGGGTGAGATCGCGGTTCCGGGCGGCTTCGTGGGCTCGGGTGACCTGGTGCGGCTTGCCAATCTGTCGGACATGCGTGCGCAGGTCGATGTCAACGAGGCCGACCTCAACCGCGTCCGTATGGGTCAGCCCGCTCAGGTCACGCCTGACGCCTACCCCGATGCGCGGTACCCGGCCGAGGTGGTCAAGCTCTATCCGCAGGTGGACCGGCAGAAGGGGACGCTGCGGGTCGAGGTGCACATCCTCAAACCTGACGCGCGCTTGCTGCCGGACATGAGCGCGCGTGTCACCTTCCTTGCCGAGCCGACGGCCATCGGGCAGGCGGAGAAGGCTGCCGCGCAGGGACTACCGGTACTCGTGCCGGTGGCCGCACTGCGCCGCGACACGCAGGGAAATAATTTCGTGTGGGTGGTCAGCGAGGACCACGCCCGTCGGGTCGCCGTCGAAACCGCCGGCGACGTCGGCAATCGCGTGCGCGTCGTCAGTGGACTCAAGGGTGGCGAAGCCGTCGTCGTGGGTGACCCTCCCACACGTGACGGCCAGCGGGTGAAGCTCGCGCCATAG